From the Erythrolamprus reginae isolate rEryReg1 chromosome Z, rEryReg1.hap1, whole genome shotgun sequence genome, one window contains:
- the LOC139175902 gene encoding olfactory receptor 5F1-like: protein MDFRLTENQNQTSVTEFLLMGFSINPSNQTTLFVIGLFLYLFTLTGNLIIITLIGIDQQLQTPMYFLLGNLSFVEICYISTTLPKMLWDLLLGDKTISNVGCALQLYFFGALGATECVLLSAMAYDRYVAICQPLHYTILINRTIRLRLLAASWSIGLLNSTITTAMVFSLNFCHSNKIKHFFCDIPPLLRLSCSDIFVSQMVTFTLSGGIMILSFSLILLSYIFIVSSVLKIHTAHGRIKSFSTCGSHLTVVSIFYGTIIYTYIRPSSAHSIEEDPLISVLYAIITPLLNPLIYSLRNKEVQGALWRALGKSKL from the coding sequence ATGGACTTCAGACTGACAGAAAATCAGAACCAGACAAGTGTCACAGAATTTCTCTTAATGGGTTTCTCTATTAATCCAAGCAACCAGACTACTCTCTTTGTCATAGGTCTGTTTCTCTATTTGTTTACTTTAACTGGGAATCTAATCATCATTACACTGATTGGGATAGATCAGCAACTCCAAACTCCAATGTACTTCCTTCTTGGCAATCTCTCTTTTGTTGAGATCTGCTACATTTCCACTACTCTTCCCAAAATGCTATGGGATCTCTTGTTAGGGGACAAAACCATTTCCAATGTAGGTTGTGCACTACAACTGTATTTCTTTGGTGCTTTAGGAGCTACAGAATGCGTCCTTCTCTCAGCCATGGCATATGATCGTTATGTAGCTATCTGCCAACCCTTGCACTACACTATTTTAATCAACCGAACAATACGTCTACGTTTGCTGGCAGCCTCCTGGAGTATTGGCCTCTTGAATTCCACTATTACTACAGCCATGGTCTTTTCTCTGAATTTCTGTCactccaataaaattaaacacTTTTTCTGTGACATTCCTCCCTTACTACGCTTATCTTGCTCTGACATCTTTGTTAGCCAGATGGTGACTTTCACTTTGTCTGGTGGCATTATGATTCTGTCATTCAGCCTGATCCTTCTTTCCTACATATTCATTGTCTCCTCTGTCCTCAAAATTCACACTGCTCATGGTAGGATCAAATCCTTTTCCACCTGTGGATCACATCTCACCGTGGTAAGCATATTTTATGGCACCATTATCTACACCTATATACGTCCTTCATCTGCTCATTCTATAGAAGAAGATCCCCTAATTTCAGTACTATATGCCATCATTACACCACTTCTTAACCCACTGATTTATAGTTTACGAAACAAGGAAGTGCAGGGGGCACTTTGGAGAGCTCTGGGGAAGAGCAAGTTATAG